The Athene noctua chromosome 3, bAthNoc1.hap1.1, whole genome shotgun sequence genome includes a region encoding these proteins:
- the IPO8 gene encoding importin-8 isoform X2, protein MHATPESSTNFTFLSDLDRNSYKIINFAPSLLQIIVSDQVEFPVRQAAAIYLKNMVTQYWPDREPPPGEAVFPFNIHENDRQQIRDNIVEGIIRSPDLVRAQLTMCLRAIIKHDFPGHWTAVVDKIGYYLQSQNSGSWLGSLLCLYQLVKTYEYKKAEERDPLIAAMQIFLPRIQQQMIQLLPDNSHYSVLLQKQILKIFYALVQYALPLQLVNNQTMTQWMEIFRTIIDRNVPPETLQIDEDDRPELVWWKCKKWALHIVARLFERYGSPGNVTKEYFEFSDFFLKTYAVGIQQVLLRILDQYRQKDYVAPRVLQQTLNYLNQGVIHSVTWKQMKPHIQSITEEVIFSLMCYKDEDEELWQEDPYEYIRMKFDVFEDYASTTTAAQNLLYTAAKKRKEVLPKMMAYCYQILTEPNIDPRKKDGALHVIGSLADILLKKSVFKDQMELMLQNHVFPLFMSNLGYLRARSCWVLHSFSALKFHNELNLRNAVELAKKSLIDDKEMPVKVEAAIALQTLISNQEQAKEYVKPYVRPVMQELLHIVRETENDDLTNVIQKMICEYSQEVATIAVDMTQHLAEIFGKVLQSEEYEEVEDKTVMAMGILHTIDTILTVVEDHKEITQQLESICLQIIGLVLQKHVIEFYEEILSLAYSLTCQMISPQMWQLLGVLYEVFQQDCFEYFADMMPLLHNYVTIDTDTLLSNPKHLEIIYAMCKKVLTGDAGEDAECHAAKLLEVIVLQCKGRGIDQCIPLFVEAVLERLTRGVKTSELRTMCLQVAIAALYYNPDLLLHTLENIRFPQNPEPITAQFINQWMNDTDCFLGLHDRKMCIIGLSILMELQNRPPAVDAVAAQIVPSILLLFLGLKQVCASRELTEHEDHAKDEKHVAEDNEEIPSDEEETNEVNQAMQENHGGGGGGGGGGGGGGEEEDEDDDDDDDWDEDALEETALEGFSTPLDLENGVDEYQFFTQALLAVQSRDAAWYHSLTAPLSEDQKKQLQEIYTLAEHRRSAAESKTIEQQSSYTFDNKGLITAFNFAGSTPGGN, encoded by the exons TCCTATAAGATCATCAATTTTGCTCCAAGTCTACTGCAAATCATAGTATCAGATCAAGTTGAATTTCCAGTGCGTCAAGCAG CTGCCATTTACCTGAAGAACATGGTGACGCAGTACTGGCCGGACCGTGAGCCACCTCCTGGAGAAGCAGTATTTCCATTCAACATTCATGAAAATGATCGTCAACAGATTCGTGATAACATTGTAGAAGGAATAATTCGTTCTCCTGACTTAGTGAG AGCCCAGCTGACAATGTGCCTCCGTGCTATCATTAAACATGACTTTCCTGGCCATTGGACAGCCGTGGTGGACAAGATAGGCTACTATTTGCAGTCTCAGAACAGTGGGAGTTGGCTTGGAAGCCTCCTGTGCCTGTATCAGCTGGTGAAGACTTATGA atACAAAAAAGCAGAGGAGCGAGATCCTCTCATAGCAgcaatgcaaatatttttgcctCGGATTCAGCAGCAGATGATCCAGCTTCTGCCTGATAACTCCCATTACTCTGTACTGCTTCAGaaacaaatcttaaaaatctTCTATGCTCTTGTTCAG tatGCATTGCCACTCCAGTTGGTGAATAACCAGACTATGACTCAGTGGATGGAGATCTTCCGTACTATCATTGATAGAAACGTACCTCCA GAGACTTTGCAAATTGATGAAGATGATAGGCCGGAGCTGGTGTGGTGGAAGTGCAAGAAGTGGGCATTGCATATCGTAGCTCGTCTTTTTGAACG GTATGGAAGTCCTGGAAATGTAACTAAAGAGTACTTTGAAttctcagacttttttttaaaaacctatgCTGTGGGCATACAACAG GTTCTCTTAAGAATCTTAGACCAATACAGGCAAAAAGACTATGTTGCACCACGTGTTCTTCAGCaaacattaaattatttgaaCCAAGGCGTTATTCACTCTGTAACATGGAAGCAAATGAAGCCACACATACAG AGTATAACAGAGGAAGTGATATTCTCTCTGATGTGCTACAAAGATGAGGATGAAGAGCTCTGGCAAGAGGATCCTTATGAATATATCCGCATGAAATTTG aTGTGTTTGAGGATTATGCATCCACCACAACAGCAGCACAGAATCTCCTTTATACTGctgcaaagaagagaaaagag GTATTACCAAAAATGATGGCATATTGCTACCAGATTCTGACAGAGCCAAACATTGATCCAAGGAAGAAAGATGGAGCTTTGCATGTTATAGGATCCCTAGCAGATATTTTACTGAAG AAGAGTGTCTTCAAGGATCAAATGGAGCTGATGTTACAGAATCATGTGTTTCCATTGTTCATGTCTAACCTGGGGTACCTCAGAGCTAGA TCCTGTTGGGTACTTCATTCATTCAGCGCTTTGAAATTTCACAATGAGCTAAACTTGAGGAATGCAGTAGAGTTGGCAAAGAAGAGCCTGATTGATGATAAGGAAATGCCTGTCAAAGTAGAAGCAGCCATAGCTCTTCAGACGTTAATAAGCAACCAAGAGCAAG CCAAGGAATATGTGAAGCCTTATGTAAGGCCAGTTATGCAAGAGCTCTTGCACATTGTTAGAGAGACGGAAAATGATGATCTTACTAATGTAATCCAGAAGATGATCTGCGAGTACAGTCAGGAAGTAGCTACTATCGCTGTTGACATGACTCAACACCTG gctGAAATATTTGGTAAAGTACTTCAGAGTGAGGAATATGAGGAAGTAGAGGACAAAACAGTTATGGCCATGGGCATCTTGCACACAATTGACACGATCCTGACAGTTGTGGAAGATCACAAGGAG aTAACTCAACAGCTTGAGAGCATTTGTTTACAGATTATTGGCCTCGTTTTGCAGAAACATGTTATAG agttttatgaagaaattctttccttgGCCTACAGCTTGACATGCCAGATGATTTCACCTCAAATGTGGCAGCTTTTAGGTGTTCTGTATGAGGTTTTCCAGCAGGATTGCTTTGAGTACTTTGCAG ATATGATGCCTCTCTTACATAATTACGTGACCATTGACACAGATACTTTGCTGTCTAACCCAAAGCATTTAGAAATCATTTATGCTATGTGTAAAAAG GTATTAACAGGAGATGCAGGAGAAGATGCAGAGTGCCATGCAGCCAAACTCCTAGAAGTAATTGTTCTTCAATGCAAAGGACGGGGCATTGACCAG TGTATTCCACTCTTTGTGGAGGCTGTTCTGGAGCGGTTAACTAGAGGAGTTAAAACAAGTGAGCTTCGTACCATGTGTCTTCAGGTTGCCATAGCTGCACTCTACTACAATCCTGACCTGCTTCTGCACACCTTAGAGAACATCAGATTTCCACAAAATCCTGAGCCCATCACTGCACAGTTCATAAACCAGTGGATGAATGACACAGACTGTTTTCTTGG GCTCCATGACAGAAAGATGTGTATAATAGGACTGAGCATCCTAATGGAATTGCAGAACCGACCGCCTGCAGTGGATGCTGTGGCTGCTCAGATTGTCCCTTCaatcctcctcctctttctggGCTTAAAACAAGTTTGCGCTTCACGAGAACTCACAGAACATGAGGATCATGCTAAAGATGAAAAACACGTTGCAGAAGATAATG AAGAGATACCGAGTGATGAGGAGGAGACAAATGAAGTGAACCAGGCAATGCAAGAGAATcatggtggaggaggaggaggaggaggtggtggtggtggaggtggagaggaagaggatgaagatgatgatgatgatgacgactGGGATGAAGATGCATTGGAAGAGACTGCTCTTGAAGGGTTCAGCACACCTCTTGACCTTGAAAATGGTGTTGACGAATACCAGTTTTTCACACAAGCACTTCTAG CGGTGCAGAGCCGAGATGCAGCCTGGTACCATTCACTGACAGCACCATTGAGTGAGGATCAGAAGAAACAGCTGCAGGAAATTTATACATTAGCAGAACACCGGCGAAGTGCTGCAG AGAGTAAGACAATAGAACAACAAAGCAGCTACACATTTGACAACAAAGGACTGATCACAGCATTTAACTTTGCTGGAAGTACTCCTGGTGGCAACTGA
- the IPO8 gene encoding importin-8 isoform X1, which produces MDPNRIIQALKGTIDPKLRIAAENELNQSYKIINFAPSLLQIIVSDQVEFPVRQAAAIYLKNMVTQYWPDREPPPGEAVFPFNIHENDRQQIRDNIVEGIIRSPDLVRAQLTMCLRAIIKHDFPGHWTAVVDKIGYYLQSQNSGSWLGSLLCLYQLVKTYEYKKAEERDPLIAAMQIFLPRIQQQMIQLLPDNSHYSVLLQKQILKIFYALVQYALPLQLVNNQTMTQWMEIFRTIIDRNVPPETLQIDEDDRPELVWWKCKKWALHIVARLFERYGSPGNVTKEYFEFSDFFLKTYAVGIQQVLLRILDQYRQKDYVAPRVLQQTLNYLNQGVIHSVTWKQMKPHIQSITEEVIFSLMCYKDEDEELWQEDPYEYIRMKFDVFEDYASTTTAAQNLLYTAAKKRKEVLPKMMAYCYQILTEPNIDPRKKDGALHVIGSLADILLKKSVFKDQMELMLQNHVFPLFMSNLGYLRARSCWVLHSFSALKFHNELNLRNAVELAKKSLIDDKEMPVKVEAAIALQTLISNQEQAKEYVKPYVRPVMQELLHIVRETENDDLTNVIQKMICEYSQEVATIAVDMTQHLAEIFGKVLQSEEYEEVEDKTVMAMGILHTIDTILTVVEDHKEITQQLESICLQIIGLVLQKHVIEFYEEILSLAYSLTCQMISPQMWQLLGVLYEVFQQDCFEYFADMMPLLHNYVTIDTDTLLSNPKHLEIIYAMCKKVLTGDAGEDAECHAAKLLEVIVLQCKGRGIDQCIPLFVEAVLERLTRGVKTSELRTMCLQVAIAALYYNPDLLLHTLENIRFPQNPEPITAQFINQWMNDTDCFLGLHDRKMCIIGLSILMELQNRPPAVDAVAAQIVPSILLLFLGLKQVCASRELTEHEDHAKDEKHVAEDNEEIPSDEEETNEVNQAMQENHGGGGGGGGGGGGGGEEEDEDDDDDDDWDEDALEETALEGFSTPLDLENGVDEYQFFTQALLAVQSRDAAWYHSLTAPLSEDQKKQLQEIYTLAEHRRSAAESKTIEQQSSYTFDNKGLITAFNFAGSTPGGN; this is translated from the exons TCCTATAAGATCATCAATTTTGCTCCAAGTCTACTGCAAATCATAGTATCAGATCAAGTTGAATTTCCAGTGCGTCAAGCAG CTGCCATTTACCTGAAGAACATGGTGACGCAGTACTGGCCGGACCGTGAGCCACCTCCTGGAGAAGCAGTATTTCCATTCAACATTCATGAAAATGATCGTCAACAGATTCGTGATAACATTGTAGAAGGAATAATTCGTTCTCCTGACTTAGTGAG AGCCCAGCTGACAATGTGCCTCCGTGCTATCATTAAACATGACTTTCCTGGCCATTGGACAGCCGTGGTGGACAAGATAGGCTACTATTTGCAGTCTCAGAACAGTGGGAGTTGGCTTGGAAGCCTCCTGTGCCTGTATCAGCTGGTGAAGACTTATGA atACAAAAAAGCAGAGGAGCGAGATCCTCTCATAGCAgcaatgcaaatatttttgcctCGGATTCAGCAGCAGATGATCCAGCTTCTGCCTGATAACTCCCATTACTCTGTACTGCTTCAGaaacaaatcttaaaaatctTCTATGCTCTTGTTCAG tatGCATTGCCACTCCAGTTGGTGAATAACCAGACTATGACTCAGTGGATGGAGATCTTCCGTACTATCATTGATAGAAACGTACCTCCA GAGACTTTGCAAATTGATGAAGATGATAGGCCGGAGCTGGTGTGGTGGAAGTGCAAGAAGTGGGCATTGCATATCGTAGCTCGTCTTTTTGAACG GTATGGAAGTCCTGGAAATGTAACTAAAGAGTACTTTGAAttctcagacttttttttaaaaacctatgCTGTGGGCATACAACAG GTTCTCTTAAGAATCTTAGACCAATACAGGCAAAAAGACTATGTTGCACCACGTGTTCTTCAGCaaacattaaattatttgaaCCAAGGCGTTATTCACTCTGTAACATGGAAGCAAATGAAGCCACACATACAG AGTATAACAGAGGAAGTGATATTCTCTCTGATGTGCTACAAAGATGAGGATGAAGAGCTCTGGCAAGAGGATCCTTATGAATATATCCGCATGAAATTTG aTGTGTTTGAGGATTATGCATCCACCACAACAGCAGCACAGAATCTCCTTTATACTGctgcaaagaagagaaaagag GTATTACCAAAAATGATGGCATATTGCTACCAGATTCTGACAGAGCCAAACATTGATCCAAGGAAGAAAGATGGAGCTTTGCATGTTATAGGATCCCTAGCAGATATTTTACTGAAG AAGAGTGTCTTCAAGGATCAAATGGAGCTGATGTTACAGAATCATGTGTTTCCATTGTTCATGTCTAACCTGGGGTACCTCAGAGCTAGA TCCTGTTGGGTACTTCATTCATTCAGCGCTTTGAAATTTCACAATGAGCTAAACTTGAGGAATGCAGTAGAGTTGGCAAAGAAGAGCCTGATTGATGATAAGGAAATGCCTGTCAAAGTAGAAGCAGCCATAGCTCTTCAGACGTTAATAAGCAACCAAGAGCAAG CCAAGGAATATGTGAAGCCTTATGTAAGGCCAGTTATGCAAGAGCTCTTGCACATTGTTAGAGAGACGGAAAATGATGATCTTACTAATGTAATCCAGAAGATGATCTGCGAGTACAGTCAGGAAGTAGCTACTATCGCTGTTGACATGACTCAACACCTG gctGAAATATTTGGTAAAGTACTTCAGAGTGAGGAATATGAGGAAGTAGAGGACAAAACAGTTATGGCCATGGGCATCTTGCACACAATTGACACGATCCTGACAGTTGTGGAAGATCACAAGGAG aTAACTCAACAGCTTGAGAGCATTTGTTTACAGATTATTGGCCTCGTTTTGCAGAAACATGTTATAG agttttatgaagaaattctttccttgGCCTACAGCTTGACATGCCAGATGATTTCACCTCAAATGTGGCAGCTTTTAGGTGTTCTGTATGAGGTTTTCCAGCAGGATTGCTTTGAGTACTTTGCAG ATATGATGCCTCTCTTACATAATTACGTGACCATTGACACAGATACTTTGCTGTCTAACCCAAAGCATTTAGAAATCATTTATGCTATGTGTAAAAAG GTATTAACAGGAGATGCAGGAGAAGATGCAGAGTGCCATGCAGCCAAACTCCTAGAAGTAATTGTTCTTCAATGCAAAGGACGGGGCATTGACCAG TGTATTCCACTCTTTGTGGAGGCTGTTCTGGAGCGGTTAACTAGAGGAGTTAAAACAAGTGAGCTTCGTACCATGTGTCTTCAGGTTGCCATAGCTGCACTCTACTACAATCCTGACCTGCTTCTGCACACCTTAGAGAACATCAGATTTCCACAAAATCCTGAGCCCATCACTGCACAGTTCATAAACCAGTGGATGAATGACACAGACTGTTTTCTTGG GCTCCATGACAGAAAGATGTGTATAATAGGACTGAGCATCCTAATGGAATTGCAGAACCGACCGCCTGCAGTGGATGCTGTGGCTGCTCAGATTGTCCCTTCaatcctcctcctctttctggGCTTAAAACAAGTTTGCGCTTCACGAGAACTCACAGAACATGAGGATCATGCTAAAGATGAAAAACACGTTGCAGAAGATAATG AAGAGATACCGAGTGATGAGGAGGAGACAAATGAAGTGAACCAGGCAATGCAAGAGAATcatggtggaggaggaggaggaggaggtggtggtggtggaggtggagaggaagaggatgaagatgatgatgatgatgacgactGGGATGAAGATGCATTGGAAGAGACTGCTCTTGAAGGGTTCAGCACACCTCTTGACCTTGAAAATGGTGTTGACGAATACCAGTTTTTCACACAAGCACTTCTAG CGGTGCAGAGCCGAGATGCAGCCTGGTACCATTCACTGACAGCACCATTGAGTGAGGATCAGAAGAAACAGCTGCAGGAAATTTATACATTAGCAGAACACCGGCGAAGTGCTGCAG AGAGTAAGACAATAGAACAACAAAGCAGCTACACATTTGACAACAAAGGACTGATCACAGCATTTAACTTTGCTGGAAGTACTCCTGGTGGCAACTGA
- the IPO8 gene encoding importin-8 isoform X4 has translation MDPNRIIQALKGTIDPKLRIAAENELNQSYKIINFAPSLLQIIVSDQVEFPVRQAAAIYLKNMVTQYWPDREPPPGEAVFPFNIHENDRQQIRDNIVEGIIRSPDLVRAQLTMCLRAIIKHDFPGHWTAVVDKIGYYLQSQNSGSWLGSLLCLYQLVKTYEYKKAEERDPLIAAMQIFLPRIQQQMIQLLPDNSHYSVLLQKQILKIFYALVQYALPLQLVNNQTMTQWMEIFRTIIDRNVPPETLQIDEDDRPELVWWKCKKWALHIVARLFERYGSPGNVTKEYFEFSDFFLKTYAVGIQQVLLRILDQYRQKDYVAPRVLQQTLNYLNQGVIHSVTWKQMKPHIQSITEEVIFSLMCYKDEDEELWQEDPYEYIRMKFDVFEDYASTTTAAQNLLYTAAKKRKEVLPKMMAYCYQILTEPNIDPRKKDGALHVIGSLADILLKKSVFKDQMELMLQNHVFPLFMSNLGYLRARSCWVLHSFSALKFHNELNLRNAVELAKKSLIDDKEMPVKVEAAIALQTLISNQEQAKEYVKPYVRPVMQELLHIVRETENDDLTNVIQKMICEYSQEVATIAVDMTQHLAEIFGKVLQSEEYEEVEDKTVMAMGILHTIDTILTVVEDHKEITQQLESICLQIIGLVLQKHVIEFYEEILSLAYSLTCQMISPQMWQLLGVLYEVFQQDCFEYFADMMPLLHNYVTIDTDTLLSNPKHLEIIYAMCKKVLTGDAGEDAECHAAKLLEVIVLQCKGRGIDQCIPLFVEAVLERLTRGVKTSELRTMCLQVAIAALYYNPDLLLHTLENIRFPQNPEPITAQFINQWMNDTDCFLGLHDRKMCIIGLSILMELQNRPPAVDAVAAQIVPSILLLFLGLKQVCASRELTEHEDHAKDEKHVAEDNGKISPFHIVDFVWI, from the exons TCCTATAAGATCATCAATTTTGCTCCAAGTCTACTGCAAATCATAGTATCAGATCAAGTTGAATTTCCAGTGCGTCAAGCAG CTGCCATTTACCTGAAGAACATGGTGACGCAGTACTGGCCGGACCGTGAGCCACCTCCTGGAGAAGCAGTATTTCCATTCAACATTCATGAAAATGATCGTCAACAGATTCGTGATAACATTGTAGAAGGAATAATTCGTTCTCCTGACTTAGTGAG AGCCCAGCTGACAATGTGCCTCCGTGCTATCATTAAACATGACTTTCCTGGCCATTGGACAGCCGTGGTGGACAAGATAGGCTACTATTTGCAGTCTCAGAACAGTGGGAGTTGGCTTGGAAGCCTCCTGTGCCTGTATCAGCTGGTGAAGACTTATGA atACAAAAAAGCAGAGGAGCGAGATCCTCTCATAGCAgcaatgcaaatatttttgcctCGGATTCAGCAGCAGATGATCCAGCTTCTGCCTGATAACTCCCATTACTCTGTACTGCTTCAGaaacaaatcttaaaaatctTCTATGCTCTTGTTCAG tatGCATTGCCACTCCAGTTGGTGAATAACCAGACTATGACTCAGTGGATGGAGATCTTCCGTACTATCATTGATAGAAACGTACCTCCA GAGACTTTGCAAATTGATGAAGATGATAGGCCGGAGCTGGTGTGGTGGAAGTGCAAGAAGTGGGCATTGCATATCGTAGCTCGTCTTTTTGAACG GTATGGAAGTCCTGGAAATGTAACTAAAGAGTACTTTGAAttctcagacttttttttaaaaacctatgCTGTGGGCATACAACAG GTTCTCTTAAGAATCTTAGACCAATACAGGCAAAAAGACTATGTTGCACCACGTGTTCTTCAGCaaacattaaattatttgaaCCAAGGCGTTATTCACTCTGTAACATGGAAGCAAATGAAGCCACACATACAG AGTATAACAGAGGAAGTGATATTCTCTCTGATGTGCTACAAAGATGAGGATGAAGAGCTCTGGCAAGAGGATCCTTATGAATATATCCGCATGAAATTTG aTGTGTTTGAGGATTATGCATCCACCACAACAGCAGCACAGAATCTCCTTTATACTGctgcaaagaagagaaaagag GTATTACCAAAAATGATGGCATATTGCTACCAGATTCTGACAGAGCCAAACATTGATCCAAGGAAGAAAGATGGAGCTTTGCATGTTATAGGATCCCTAGCAGATATTTTACTGAAG AAGAGTGTCTTCAAGGATCAAATGGAGCTGATGTTACAGAATCATGTGTTTCCATTGTTCATGTCTAACCTGGGGTACCTCAGAGCTAGA TCCTGTTGGGTACTTCATTCATTCAGCGCTTTGAAATTTCACAATGAGCTAAACTTGAGGAATGCAGTAGAGTTGGCAAAGAAGAGCCTGATTGATGATAAGGAAATGCCTGTCAAAGTAGAAGCAGCCATAGCTCTTCAGACGTTAATAAGCAACCAAGAGCAAG CCAAGGAATATGTGAAGCCTTATGTAAGGCCAGTTATGCAAGAGCTCTTGCACATTGTTAGAGAGACGGAAAATGATGATCTTACTAATGTAATCCAGAAGATGATCTGCGAGTACAGTCAGGAAGTAGCTACTATCGCTGTTGACATGACTCAACACCTG gctGAAATATTTGGTAAAGTACTTCAGAGTGAGGAATATGAGGAAGTAGAGGACAAAACAGTTATGGCCATGGGCATCTTGCACACAATTGACACGATCCTGACAGTTGTGGAAGATCACAAGGAG aTAACTCAACAGCTTGAGAGCATTTGTTTACAGATTATTGGCCTCGTTTTGCAGAAACATGTTATAG agttttatgaagaaattctttccttgGCCTACAGCTTGACATGCCAGATGATTTCACCTCAAATGTGGCAGCTTTTAGGTGTTCTGTATGAGGTTTTCCAGCAGGATTGCTTTGAGTACTTTGCAG ATATGATGCCTCTCTTACATAATTACGTGACCATTGACACAGATACTTTGCTGTCTAACCCAAAGCATTTAGAAATCATTTATGCTATGTGTAAAAAG GTATTAACAGGAGATGCAGGAGAAGATGCAGAGTGCCATGCAGCCAAACTCCTAGAAGTAATTGTTCTTCAATGCAAAGGACGGGGCATTGACCAG TGTATTCCACTCTTTGTGGAGGCTGTTCTGGAGCGGTTAACTAGAGGAGTTAAAACAAGTGAGCTTCGTACCATGTGTCTTCAGGTTGCCATAGCTGCACTCTACTACAATCCTGACCTGCTTCTGCACACCTTAGAGAACATCAGATTTCCACAAAATCCTGAGCCCATCACTGCACAGTTCATAAACCAGTGGATGAATGACACAGACTGTTTTCTTGG GCTCCATGACAGAAAGATGTGTATAATAGGACTGAGCATCCTAATGGAATTGCAGAACCGACCGCCTGCAGTGGATGCTGTGGCTGCTCAGATTGTCCCTTCaatcctcctcctctttctggGCTTAAAACAAGTTTGCGCTTCACGAGAACTCACAGAACATGAGGATCATGCTAAAGATGAAAAACACGTTGCAGAAGATAATGGTAAAATCTCCCCTTTTCACATTGTGGATTTTGTCTGGATTTAA